From the Geminocystis sp. M7585_C2015_104 genome, the window AATTGCGATCTCCTCAAACTCTGTTACGTTTGCCTAGTATTATCCAAACCCTACAAGAAGAGGTGGACACTGACCTAAGCAAATCCCAATTATGGAGTATAGTCAATTTCGCCCTAGGTGTCGACAGGGATAACATCCGAATGATTCTCCTGCCCGGAAAAGTCAGTTCCTCACACCGGTATAATACCAGTTATTGGCTCATCTCAGAACCGGACCTGCAAAAAATAATATCTGAGCACTTTAATGGTAACACTGAGGGGAGAGAAGAGAGCCCCTCTCCCGACAGCATCAGTATTGTAATTCAGAATAGCACTCCCAACCCGGAATTGGCTAGGCGATTAGCAGAAATACTAAGAGAAAAAGGTTACACCCATGTGCGGCTGGGGGGTAAATCCCCCTTCCCCACCGACACTACCCTTATCATTGTGCAAAAAGGAGACGAATCGGCAGCAAGACAAGTACAAAAACTCCTACCCTTTGGCAGTCTGGAATTCTCCTCCACCGGCGACGTCGAGTCAGACATCACCATCCGCCTGGGGATGGATGCAGAAAAACTGCTGGAAGAGAAAAGTTTTGCCCAATAACAGGGCCCTTTTAAACTGTTATTGTCAATTTTCGGGGTTCCCCCTTCTACTTAACCTTTTATTCTAGATCCTTGCGTCCGGGATTGCGAGCCGGATCCCCGGATAGGAAACCGAAAATAAACAACAACACAAAGAATGCCACTACTATGTTGACAACAATTTTTAGGGTTAACACTTCTCCTACACTCCTATTCAGTACTACTGTTGCTCTATTTTACCGCAGGGGGTACAATGTTAGGCCTGTGGGGAAGATTTTTGTTCCAGTCCAAACCAATAACCTTTACCATAAACTGTATGGATTAGAGGAGGGGCATCAGGAGATTCTATTTTTCTTCTCAGAAGCCTCACCATGGCTGCCACCACATTGCTACTAGGGGGAGACTGTTGCCCCCAAAGTTGATTGTAAATGTATTCTTGAGTAATGAGCTTATAAGGATTTTCATAAAAAAGCCGTAGCAACTGTATTTCTTTGTCCGACAATTTGCTCAATCTGCCGTTGCGATAAACCAGATGGCTTTCCCAGTCAACTTCCAAACCAGCAGTTATAATGCCCTCCCGGCGGCTTTTTCCTCGTCGCAGCAAAGCCCGAATTCTGGCAAGCAATTCCCTCAACTCAAAGGGTTTGACTATGTAATCATCCGCGCCTCCATCCAAACCCACAACTCTGTCATCCAGGGTATCCTTGGCGGTGAGAAACAGTATAGGAATATCAGCTAAGGGGGGAGAGAAACACTGACGCACCTGTTTACATATTTCCAATCCACTAATGCCTGGCAACATCCAATCCAGGATTAGCAAATCGTAACCTCCCCCCCTAATTATCCCTAAGGCATCCCTCCCATCCCCACAGGTTTTTACCCAATAACCTTCCCCCAGTAAAATCCTTTCCAAGGTTGTGGCTAATTCAGTCTCATCCTCCACCAACAAGATTTTCATTGACATCCCCGTCAAAAACTGATAATTAAATAAACTTGATTAAATCAATTAAATTAATTAAATTAATTGTTCGCCAGCCACTGTCCACCTACTTTTTATGTTAACCATCGCACTGCCAAAAGGAGCCCTCTTAGAGGAAAGTATCCAAGTTTGTCAGAAGGCGGGATTGGATTTTAGTTTATTCCTGGAAGAGGGGAATCGCCAGCTACAGATATGCGACTGCCGGGGGTTGGCCAAAGCCATATTAGTTAGGGCTCAAGATGTACCAGTTTATGTAGAATATGGTCAGGCTCATTTGGGCATTGTTGGTTATGACGTTTTAAGGGAGAAAAAAGCAGAAGTTGCCCATCTTGCCGACCTAGGTTTTGGTTACTGTCGCATGTCCGTCGCTGTACCCGCTACGAGCCCCTATAGAAGTTCATTGGACTTACCAGCCCATAGTATTGTAGCATCCAAGTTTGTCAACTGTGCCAAGGAGTATTTTCGTAGTTTAGACCTACCTGTAGAGATTGTACCCCTTTATGGTTCAGTGGAATTAGGGCCTATAACGGGGATGTCGGCGGCGATTGTGGATTTGGTGTCTACTGGTAAAACCCTGAGGGAAAACGGCCTAGTGGAAATAGATGTATTATTTGAAAGTACGGCCTATCTCATAGCCAATCCCCTCAGTTACCGTTTAAACTGTCATGACATTGGCCAATGGGCAGAAAAAATAGTAGGGGCCTAAGGGGGTTGGGGACGTAGACCAGTGACTGAGACGGGGTCATCTGCTACTATTGAGAGGAATATTTAGGATATAGGCGTCTTTTTGTATGACCAAATTCACCCTCATTTGGCCACAGGGTAGCATCTCCTTCAATTATAACCTATCTGCTGCCCAACAGCTAAAAGCCAAAATAGGCCTTTTGGTAGAAACCCTAAAACAGGTTAGCCAGGGGAAAATACCTACCAAATCGTTTTCTCCCATGGAATACCAATACACTGGCGAGGTGTTTCTGGAAGTTTTTTGCAATCCCAACATATATCCCTCTCCCTTTGCTGCCAAGGTTTTGATTACTGTTAGAGATGACAAAATTCGCA encodes:
- a CDS encoding photosystem II reaction center protein I, with protein sequence MLTLKIVVNIVVAFFVLLFIFGFLSGDPARNPGRKDLE
- a CDS encoding response regulator transcription factor, which codes for MKILLVEDETELATTLERILLGEGYWVKTCGDGRDALGIIRGGGYDLLILDWMLPGISGLEICKQVRQCFSPPLADIPILFLTAKDTLDDRVVGLDGGADDYIVKPFELRELLARIRALLRRGKSRREGIITAGLEVDWESHLVYRNGRLSKLSDKEIQLLRLFYENPYKLITQEYIYNQLWGQQSPPSSNVVAAMVRLLRRKIESPDAPPLIHTVYGKGYWFGLEQKSSPQA
- a CDS encoding ATP phosphoribosyltransferase translates to MLTIALPKGALLEESIQVCQKAGLDFSLFLEEGNRQLQICDCRGLAKAILVRAQDVPVYVEYGQAHLGIVGYDVLREKKAEVAHLADLGFGYCRMSVAVPATSPYRSSLDLPAHSIVASKFVNCAKEYFRSLDLPVEIVPLYGSVELGPITGMSAAIVDLVSTGKTLRENGLVEIDVLFESTAYLIANPLSYRLNCHDIGQWAEKIVGA